gacctctggctgtccatcacctgaccctgagccaataaaaattacCAAATACCTCTGGCACAGCCTACTCTCACCTCCCTTCCCCATGCTTATAAAATTCCCTGCCTGTCTGGTTGGGTGCGACTTCTCCGGCCTGTGTttgtgcagactggtgaacctcgcccaggattatgctcaaataaactgcctggccttttgttgcctctcatcacctgctcattttggttagaatttatcttacatttagtGCCGAAACCCAGGAAGGAGCGTGAGCCCAAGGCCCCAACCGGCCATTGGCAGCCTTGCCCCCTCCTTGTccaacccgggacctcagcctgctctccgctgcatggactattttccagtgagcccctcagtttccctctgtctgtttcccttcctaactcctttTCAACTGGTCTGTTCGAAATTGTAGCTACATCCAGGTTGGGGCATTCGGCCcctgggcatccagcccaccctctgggggcatccggcccacccctggccctgcggtgggggagacgTACCTCAACCAGGCTCCCAGGATGTCTTCCCTGACTTGGCGTGCTTGGGATGTTGGGCACTCCTCTCAGCAAGATTAGTTGGGGAGGtgacgcagacatggggaaccagccctcaaaagtagAGGCTCGTACCccactgcagtgtctcatttctaatttggctactctatatttgttcCGGGAAGTTCACAAACAGaagctagtcttcctttgctctcaggcctggcctcagtagcccttggacaaccaatctcgctggccccctgagggaactttcaattttggcctcctcacgaCTTGACTAACTATTGCCACAGGAGCAGAaagtggggtgaaatcccatatgtgcaagCTTTTTGGGCTTTGCGTGCCTGCCCAGATCtgtgtgttaagtgtactccttcccaagttttgttagccCAGGCCTCTGCCAAAGACCACCGATCTCTaccactcctattactgggaggctcttctctgacggACTTGGTGGCAGATCTCAGCTAGCCACCTTTcggctcctccaggcccaccacaggggccagctcccttcctcaatgttcatcttgttccccttctcttccggtctctccgccatcttgttccccttctcttctggtcaCGCTGCCATCTTGCGCCACAGGTGCTGACTCCACTtcagaaaaaatggataaaactcccccatatccTGGTCCCCAGCCTTCAAGTTCCGCATCGattcccaggttgtatcccccactgccagtgttgcctcctccatcccctccttcaaACCCTCTGCCGTCCTACTCGCTGCAGCTAGGgcccaaatggtctagccctcccATAACCCACTCTAAGTAACAGCTGTCTCAAGCtcatgtgatggctcctctgagggaggtggCGGGGGCTGAATGAGTGGTGGaggttcatgttcccttttccctggcagacttgtccAAAGTGGAACAGCAAGTGGGGTCCTTCTCCTCCAACCCCATAATGTTctctaaacagtttaaatatctcactcgaGTTTACAAACTCACCTGGCacgatgtacatgtagtcctccaatccactctaaccctgGAGGAATATGATTGTGTCACGGCAgcagcacagcactgtgccaatgagaCCCATGCCACAGATTAATGGGAACCTATGGACAGAGAGGCTATTCCTCTATAGgaacccctgtgggattataattctcctGAAGGTGAGGCGTGCCAGGATTGCATAGTTCTCTACTTGTTGGCGGGTATGAACTCAACCACCCAAAAGGCCATCAGTTAcgataagcttagagaaattacccagaagCCTGATgaaacccatcagaattcctcaagtgcCTAAAGGAAACCCTAGGGGCTTTTACTAAGACTGACCCCACCTCAGcgttaggttcctctctcctggccatgcattttaCAACTCAGTCAGCTCCTGACATCAAGCGCAAGCTTAAAAAAGGCTGAGGATAgtccccagacccctctaggagacctggtagatatggcatttaaagtttttcatgcccgAGAGGATGAGAGCAAGAGGAGGGCAGCTGCCCGAATGGCAGAACAGACTCAtgccataacagctgctctgtgACTGGCTCATGGAAATCGTCGGGGTGTCCCTAAAGATGGACTCGAACCTCCAGGCCCTTGCTTTTGATGCGGCAAAGAAGGCACTGGGCACGGAAGTGCCCCAACCAACCATGCAGACCGACCAAACCGTGCCCCAGCTGTGGTAAGTGAGGTAATTGGAAAGTAGATCGTCCACTAGGGGGTGGTCCTCCTCCAGCAGCAGAGCCCCATGGGGGGCGGACGCCCTTGAAagactacccttcagacctgctgggcatcctcaaAGATTGAAGATGCCTGGACTCAGACACCCTGATCACCCTCGCCtagcccagggccaagctgtgggtgGTGGGGTGGATCAAGGCCTTCCCCACCTACCAAGAGACTGCATCAGTGGTGGCGCAGGTGCTAGTAGAACACATCGTTCCATGTTTTGGTCTCCCCACTTCACTCCAATCCGATAATGGACCTGCCTTCATCTCctgggtcactcagctaacagccgaGGCTTTCAATATCACCTGGAAACTCCATATACCCTATCACCCCCAATCATCAGGTAAAGTCAAAAGGGCTAACAGTCTCTTAAAGGACCAACTAACCaagctgtctctagaggtaaagctctcgTGGCCCGATCTTCTCCCACCACTCTCGCTCGACTGCGTGCTGCCCCCTGGGGACTGGCTAGACTAAGCACATTTGAGCtaatgtatggcaggcccttcttactgaACCCAGGCCTGCTCACcacctctcctcctttggcctcctaccttccttacttttcattgttgagacatcttctcagggaacatgcagaccagctcctaccccaacctacaTCATCCAACAACCCAGAAAACGCAGCGATCCTTCAACCAGGAGACAAGGTACTTTTAAGAGAACTCCAGCCTCGATCACTCCAGCCTTGCTGGACAGGACCACACACTGTAATCCTCACCACCCCACTGCTGCCAAACTATCAGGACTCCCTGTGTGGTACCAAACTAAAAAGAGTCCCTCCCCCCTATGATGTTTGGCAAATGAAATGAGTTGAACCTCTACGGATCCAACTCCAATGGGCTCCTCATCCTACTCCTTCCTACATAGTGGAGTAGCCTCACCTCCTCCCATCAAGTATCGATTTGAAGCCACCCAAAGACACACCATAAATAATGGACAGGTAAAAGAGATGATTGGGACAGCCTTCTGTGAGGTTAACAATTGTCAGTCTGTAATTGCCCTCCCTCTTAACCGAGTTTGGTGCCCTGATGGGGAGACACCTACCCACATGGCCCTCTGCTTCACCTTTCAACAAATAGGAAAGTGCAAAACACAGTGGGTCAAGGAAAATTTGGGTGCCCCTGGGTCTCCTGTATCATGAACTGGAAGGTATAAGGCCGCCTGGGCAGTAGCCACCATATGCTTACTTTTCAATGCTGGGCACCCCAGGCAAAAAGATATTTAAACATCAAGGACCCCTCACATAATCGCTGGAATGAGGGCATTACAGGGGGTGTCTACTTAAATAATTTCAAGCATACCCCTGCCAGACCATCATGATTCACCAAAACCTGGAGGTAAATGCCCCCAAACATCTTGAAGAAGTACAACAGGCCATTAAAACCCAGGAAGCCCACCTACAGTCTCACTTACAACAAAACACTAGGACCCTTCCCTTTTCTTGGTTAAGTCTACTACAGGAAGGGCTGGATTTATTCAGGCACACCGTCCCCAATATTTCCTTGACTCAATGCTTCCTCTGCACTTCCCTTATAGAAGCCCCTGTGGTAGCAGTTCAGGCACCACCAAGAGAGAACCTACTTTGCCCTCCAGGCCCTCCCTCAAAGCCCAAACTTATCGGGGAGGTACCATTATTTGAGACACCTGAAGCAAATGTGACCTTGAGACATCACTATAAGCagccttcccttctcttctccccACCAGGCACCTTCCTGTGGTGCAATGGGACCTTATACAAAACCAGCTTTGCAAACGCTTCTTGCCTGCTCATCACCCTGGTCCCTAGGCTGACTCTGTACGGGGGAGCtaagtttgccaactcctggcCCTTAGATTCCCGTCACAAGAGAGCAGTCCTCCTGCCTTTAGTGGCAGGGATCTCCCTCACATCCTCCATTCTGGCCATGGGAGTGAGCGCTGGTGCCCTGGGTTACAGTATTATGGCCCTAGAAAAACTGGAACGGCGGCTTGAGGCAGCTGTCCAGGCATCTGTGGCCTCTCTGGCATCTCTCCAGAGGCAAGTCACCTCCTTGGCCCAGGTAACTCTCCAAAACCACCAGGTTTTAGACCTCCTTactgcagagaagggagggaccTGTCTATTCCTCTGGGAACAATGTTGTTACTGTATCAATGAGTCGGGACTCGTGGAGAAAAATGTTCAAAAACTAGAACTAAAAAAGAAACTCCAGGGAACCAGCATATCAGATAGTAATCTTTACAGCTGGTTTCAATCCCCTATTATGGCCTGGTTGGTGCCTCTCCTGGGCCCTGTTGCAGCGATCTGTTTTATATGCCTTATTGGCCCATATGTTTTCAGGTTCCTTCAACAGCGCATAGCGGAAATATCACACATAAAGGTCAATCAACTGTTGCTGCACAAGTACTCGCCCCTCCTGACTGAGCCTCCTCCAGCCATCAACCAGCCTTAAAACCCCCCCCacaatgccccttgtcagccggaagtagccagatcgagtcatcgcccattatgaccaagaggctggaatgtaaggctggaggtaccggagggaggaaagcgaggacagtgcaagcggaacaaagacaacaccaaatagctctgtgccatataaggaaggaacagacagctcttcctggattccagtcctgtGAGGTGCCGACAAAGCCCGGATGCAGACTCCCTCCATCTGGAAGgtggagacctctggctgtccatcacctgaccctgagccaataaaaattctcCACATACCCCTGGCATGGCCCAatcccccctcccttccctgtgcttACAAAACTCCCAGACTGTCTGGTTGGgtgtgacttctccagcctgtgtctGTGCAGCCTGGTGAACCGCGCCcgggattgcgctcaaataaactgcctggccttttgttgcctctcatcgcctgctcatttcggttagaatttatcttacaatgacATCTTACATAAGAGAGAAGAATAGAGTACAATCTCATTGTGCATAAATTAGTGGGTGGCATCCAATTACCTCAACTGATAAAAATACCTCTGATAAGCTAACAATACTGGAATATTGACAAATATTTCCAAACTTTACTAAAACAGTCTCCAGAAacgaaaaataagaataatgtgTAAGATAAAATGTCAAAACTCTAACAAAgcctaaaaatatttctgaactatttaaaaaacaagaattcTACCCAAACACTGACTTGGGAAAACCGATGAGATATTCTCTTTTGTTTCTCAGACTTCCTACCCTTTGGCCTAATTGCAAATAAGCAGGATACAACACAAAAACACTATTGACCAAGTAAACATAGTAAATATTTCTattcattttccatttaaattaTAGAAAAACATTCCAATCTAACGTTTATTAGTATTCCTTGCtatcatttactgagcatctactacatTCCAAGTGCTTTATAAACATCTCTAATTCTCACAATAAACCTACAAGATAGTTGATGTTATCATTTGCTTTACTTATGAAAAAAATGAGGCTCCAAGAGTTACTTATCCAAGTAACTAACAAAGAGACACTTCCATTTTTTTTGCCCCCAGAAAGATTAAATATTTATGTCTATAGTTGCATTTAAGTACTCTGTATGCTAATACTAACAAGTTATATCTAGGATCTTGTTTACAATTAGCCAGATCACCAAAGACATGAAATTAATTAACTGCTCCTTCTTAAAAAGGCTGAATCCATTCAAGAATGCAGCAGGAGGGCCATATGAGAGACttctccaaaagagaaaacaCTTAATTGAGTTCTTTCATAGAATTTCCTGAGGGGGAGGTAAATCGCCCAGTCTCCCAGAACATCAAAACTTCAATTGAAAATGAGCTAATCTTTCAATCAGCTCCATTGGGCTCTTtggcaggaggcagaggaagcCTGGACAGTCACAGTCTGTTGTGAGACTCTGGGATTTTCTTCCCCAGTGCTATTACTTTGGCACCTTTCACAACCAATAAATCCTTTAAAGCTTAACAAGTAATTGTAGAGGGATTGAAGCTAAAGCTGCTTTCGTTGCAAAGCTTTTAATGTGTCACTGGAGTAAACCATCATGTTCACTGTTGTGAACAGAAATGTCCTTCAATACTACAGAGGTTGTTTTACCACCTGTTGGACATCTGGCACTGTGTTAGAAACTTCAaggactacacacacacacacacacacacacacacacatacacacccaaacAACAATACTTGCCTCAAGAAATGTAATATAACAATGATTCCAGTCAATTGTAAACAAATTGTTTACAAGTAATAATCACAATTTTTAGTGAAACTTTCTCAGCATACTAACAAGAATAAATTCATAGTTGTAACATTCTAAAATTGTAAAATCCAAACATGAAGTTACAGAATTTAGTATGCATCAAGGTCCCATCAAAAAACAGAATTCTCCCCAGATGGTTCAAATGAAGATATGCTAATGGAGCAATCAATAACAGAGGTGTGGGAAACATTGAGCTAACAAAAAAGGGATGAAGAGGCATCCAGAGATCTAACAATAGTGATAGGCATTatcactcctaaggctaaagggGCAAGAAGAGGAAATGGTATTAAAGGAGAACTGTAAGAGCTGAAGCTGCTCAACAGGAGATGAATCATGGAGGGGGATATCTATAGAAGAAAACGCTATATGGAAGCAGGGAGGAAGCAAAGAAATTATATCCACACCTCTCTTTCCTTCTACCTATCCATGTCTTCCCAGTGCCTGCTCTGGCTGAAGCCAAATGGAGGTCAGCTGGAAAGGGGACCCAGGTAATGCAGTCCACAGTCAGCAGTCAACTTTCAGGACACAAAGTAAGGGAACAAGCaggaaaaatacagaatattaatatatatgtcgatgaattttcattattatgataCATATTAATAActaggaaacataaaaatatttactatgccAGACACTGgactaagcattttacatatattaaataatttaatcctcaccatgACCTTATGAGTTAGGACTATTATTATCctatttacagataaagaaactgaggcacagggacataaagtaacttgcccaaggtcacagagctagtaagtggtaAAGGCCAGACTGGAACCTAGGTGATCTGGGTCCAAAGCACATGGCCTGCAACATTATGTTCCACTGCCTATCCTAAGCCTAAAAATTCTCTCTCCACAAGTAGCACCCCAGAGCAGCATCTCAGGATATGAAATGACCAAAGTAAAATCAAACTTGATACCTCAAGATTTCACCAAGTATTTCTTGTTAACGAATATGGTGAGTAAGTGTTTGAGATGTACACCCTTTTACCATACAGGGAAGGAAAATTAAGTATCATTTTGGTTTTGCCTTAAATTCCCATAGATGCAGGAATTCCTGGAGGGGTAGTGGGAAAATAATCACAAAACACTCCATTGCAAAGGAGAAAACCAGTGGTGGAAAAGGAGAAGGACATGATTTAAAGCCCAAAGAGAAAAGTTATTTTCACAAAGAGCAACTACGCCATTGCTTTGCCTCTGGTACAAGCTGAAGTTGGAGAAATGTTGATGTTCTTGAAGCAGTAAAAGTATAAAGCTCCTCAGAGGCCTTTCTTCTCGGAGGCAGAAGAAAACTGATTAGCCATTTAACCTGAGGTAGGTACACTGCTCAAGTTTAAAAGGAAGCAGGCATAAAGAAAGACTTATTCAAACAAGTCTGCAATAGTCACCAGATTGTTGCAACTCATCACATCCTTCCTGAAAAATATAGAAGAAACACTAAGCTTTCCCTGGCCCATAATATATCACTCAGGAGCTGCCACACCCAGGCTAAATCTTCTGGTCTACTCCTTAcctctcccttttttttccttcatacttTTCTTCTCTCAAATTTTTAGTCTCAGTTAAAGGGAATAAGAAGAGAATGGGAGTAAAAGTGGACTATTTTTGCCCCTGTTGTTCCTCTAAATATATAAGAAAGTAAGAGTATGCCTAAATTTCTGCATCAGAAATCATAGTTGACAAGTGTCCACCAGAAGAGAGTATCATTATGgctttaaacttaaaaaatttgaGTAGGTAGATGTTAACTTAAAAAGATGCAATTTTTAAGATGGATCAGAACACTCTCTTGTCCAGACTTTCTCTCCCACTATCATGGACCAACATCCCAAATTTCTTAAAGATTTATAACTTTAAACTATCAGTGAAAATATTAGCTTAAATGTGTATGTTTAACACATTTCAAAGCATATTAGAAATATTACCCATTTCATCTTCATAAAAAACCTATAATTTATCCAACTTGCTTTATCTCTAGTCATGTTACCACCATTGTTGAATGGGTATTAGTAATGTGGGGCCTCTaacaatttgaaaattaaacaagACAAACAGTGCAGTgtgaaaagagagaagaaagagtaaCTACTGCAGAGAAACCTGACAAACCCTACTGCAGCCAGGCTAGAAAGGTTAACATCAAGAGTAATGAGACACATTAATTgtatactgattttttaaaacagcacTTTATCTCTGTGGTTTCCCTTCCCAAAACTCATAATCCCAGTCTAATCATGAAAAACACAATCAGACAAATCCCAAGTGGGACAGTCTACAAAATTCCTGACCACTACTCCTCaagactgtcaaggtcatcaaaaccaAGGAAAGTCTGAAAAACTCACAGCCAAGAGGAATTGACATGAGataactaaatgtaatgtggtgaCCTGGATGGAATCCTGGAATAGTGAAAAAGACATTaggtgaaaaaataataaaatcaggataattttaatatcattaataataatatatctatATTggctcattaattgtaacaaatgtgtcAAACTAATATATGATGTTAGTAACAGGTGGAAGTGGGTGTGGAGTATATGGGAAACTGTATTCTTCACAGTTTTTCTGTAAgtataaaactattctaaaaataaagtttatttttaaaaatgaagtaaggAAATGAATACAAGGTTTCTTATAAACCATGGTATGTTATTGGGGTGATGATGGTAGTAATGATTAAGAGCTGTGTTTTGGTGACAATCTGGCAGTAGCTGGAAACTGGATTAGTGAAATATTCACAAAGGATTTTCCTTGGCTCAAATTTCTACTGCAATATTCAAGATTTCAATTTTTCAAAAtcataaattttcaaatatataacttCTGAAAGTGCTTCTATTTATCAGATAAATCTCAGAAATTATTCAATAGTTTCTGAATCATcctgcaaatcatttgtttagtaCCCATCAATATACGCCAGGTACTCTTAAGTACTGAGAACACAACGGCTCACAAAAGTGAGCTGAGCTCGTAGCTCCAAGGAGTGAACctatcaaagagaaaggaaaatgaactAGTGTTTATTGAAAGAACTCTAACTGCactacttcatttaatcctcacagaaaAGTTCTGGAAAATCTTCCATTATTGCCCAAGGTAAGGCATTTGTCTCCATAACATACAGTCCTTATCCCTATTCTGATGCTTACCAGTAGAGCAATAGTTGATACGCTGTccaaacccctagctagactgtCAAGTCCTTTAGGACAAAGACTTGTTAATTTTTGTGCCTCCAGCAGAGCAAACACATTATCTGGCCATAATTGGAGAAGTGAATGGTTGAGAGTTAGTCAACACTCTTTCAGTTGCAAGTGATAAAAATCTAAAG
This sequence is a window from Manis pentadactyla isolate mManPen7 chromosome 5, mManPen7.hap1, whole genome shotgun sequence. Protein-coding genes within it:
- the LOC118930982 gene encoding endogenous retrovirus group FC1 Env polyprotein-like encodes the protein MIHQNLEVNAPKHLEEVQQAIKTQEAHLQSHLQQNTRTLPFSWLSLLQEGLDLFRHTVPNISLTQCFLCTSLIEAPVVAVQAPPRENLLCPPGPPSKPKLIGEVPLFETPEANVTLRHHYKQPSLLFSPPGTFLWCNGTLYKTSFANASCLLITLVPRLTLYGGAKFANSWPLDSRHKRAVLLPLVAGISLTSSILAMGVSAGALGYSIMALEKLERRLEAAVQASVASLASLQRQVTSLAQVTLQNHQVLDLLTAEKGGTCLFLWEQCCYCINESGLVEKNVQKLELKKKLQGTSISDSNLYSWFQSPIMAWLVPLLGPVAAICFICLIGPYVFRFLQQRIAEISHIKVNQLLLHKYSPLLTEPPPAINQP